GTTGCCTTGTCGTAGACCGGCGTCTCCACCGGGACCTGCACCACCGGCAGGTGGCGCCTGCCCGCGCCCAGCGCCACTGCGGTCATCGGGGCGGCGATCAGGAGCAGGCCTGCCGCCAGTACCAGGCCCATCGCTGCGAAGCCCGCCTGCGCCGACAGGAGGCTTCCTGCCAGGGGGCCTGCCGCTGTGCCCAGGGAGGATGCCGAGCCGACCAGCACCGCCCAGCGGCCTCTCGGGTCGAGGGAGGCGGCGAGGCCGATGACGTACGACAGGACGATCGGGTAGAGCGTGTTCCACGCGATCTCGCCGGTCGCGAACGTGGTGAGGTCGGTCGCGGAGGCGCTCAGCGCGATGCAGGCGGCGATCAGGGCCGTGCCCGCGCCGATGGGGACGGCACGGCCGAGGCGGGGGCCGAGGGCGCCCGCGCCGATGACGCCGAGCAGTCCGGCGCCGAGGGCGATCGCGAAGACCGCGCCGACGGTGGCCTCGGTGAGGTGCGCCTGGTCGAGGCCGATGCGGCCGCTGACGCCCCAGAGGGAGTTCTGGGCGAGCGACCAGCACGGGAGGGTGAGGGCGAGGAGCAGTCCGGCGCGCAGGTGCGGGAGGGGGCTCTTGGCCTGGTGCCGGGTGCGGCGGGGGGCCGTGGAGGCGGAGAGGCGCCCGGTCAGGGGCCAGACCGCCAGTGCGGTGAGGGCGATCGCCGCTAGGGGCTGGCCGTGGCCCGGGCCGAGGTGCGGGACCGTCAGATAGACCGCGCCGGCGAGCGCGGAGACGCCCAGCAGGCCGAACGTGGTGGTGCGGTGCGGGTCGGGCTGGGCGGCGATCCCGGTGGCGGCCACCGCGGTCGCCGTACCGGAGCCGAAGCCGCCGACGAGGACGCCCGCGATGACGGCGGGGACGGTGTGGGTGAGGGCGGCGCCGCCGTAGCCGAGGACGGCGAGGACGAGGCCGGTGCGGGCCAGGAAGCGGGGGCCGACGCGGTCGACGCGGGAGGCGAGCAGGAAGCCCGCCGCGGCCGAACTCAGCAGCAGCGCGCTGCCGACGGCGCCCGCCTGTGTGGCGGAGAGGGGAAGCCCCGAGTCGAGCCTGCCGACGGTGGTCGGGAGGAGGTACGGGGCGAGGTACCCGGCCGTGAAAAGGGCGATCAGGGGCCAGGGCGTGGTGGTGCGGGCGGACACGGGCGTTCCCAGGGCATGCGAAAGGAGCGGCTCAGACAGGGGGGTTGGGCGACGACCGTCGACGGACAGGAACGCGCGGGCAATTTGTATCAAGCACGCGGTTCGAGAAGAAGAGTGGGGGGTGTGATGTGGGGCACTTCGTGTTTCGGGTGGGGGAGGGCGGGTAGAAGAGCGCCCGTTTCCGTGGCTCAGCGCCAGTGGACCGCCGCGCCGCCCGCCGCCGGTACCGTCGCCTCGATCTTGGCCCTGATCTCCCGCATCACCGCGACGATCCGCTTCTCGTGCGCAGGCGTCAGGCGGGCCACCGGCACCGAACAGCTGACGGCGTCCTGGGCGGGGGAGTCGTAGCGCAGGGCGAAGCCGAAGCCGATGATGCCGAGGACGCCCTCCTCGCGGTCGATCGAGTAACCGCGGGCCCGGGTTCCGGCCAGGTCCGTCGCCAGCTCCTCGCGGGTCGTGCGGGTGTTGGGCGTGAGCTCCTCGTAGGGGCCCTCGGGCAGCTCCGCGTCGTCGCGCTCGGCCAGCAGGGCCTTGCCGAGGGCGCCCGCGTGGGCGGGCAGGCGGCGGCCGACGCGGCTGATGGTGCGCAGGTACTCGTGCGACTCGCGGGTCGCCAGATACGCGACGTCACGTCCGTCGAGCCGGCCCATGTGGATCGTCTCGCCCAGCGCCTGGGACGCCTCGTCGAGATACGGCCGTACGACCTGGACGCGCGGGTCGGTGTCGAGGTAGCTGGTGCCGGTCAGCAGGGCGTGGATGCCGATGCCGTAGAGGGAGCCGGTGATGTCGGTGCGGACCCAGCCGCGCGAGATCAGGGTCTGGAGGAGGGCGTACATGGAGCTGCGGGGGACCTGGAGCTCGTCCGCCAGCTCTTGCAGCCGCGCCGGGCGGTCCCCGCGCGCGGCCAGCACTTCCAGCAGCTCGACCGTGCGCGCGGCCGACTTCACCTCGCGGACGCCCCCTGTCTCTGACATGTGCTGATCGTAATCCGGCGGGACGGCGCCATTGACGAGTGTCGTTCGCCTGTCTAACCTTCATCTCCATACGTGGATATCGTCTACATGGGGAGATGGGCGTGGGGATCGACACCGGCAGCGGTACGGGCGTCGTCCGACGGCTGCGGGAGGGGATGGCGGCCGGGGTGCTGTCCTTCCCGCTGACCAGCTTCGCGGCGGACGGCAGTCTCGATCCGCACGCCTTCCGGGCCTATCTGGCCGGGCAGTTGGCCGCAGCCCCCGGCGCCCTCTTCCCCGCCTGCGGCACCGGCGAGTTCTTCTCGCTGGACGAGGACGAGTACCGGACGGTCGTGACCGTCGCCGTCGAGGAGGCGGCGGGCCGGGTGCCGGTCGTCGCCGGGGTCGGATACGGGTGGGCGCAGGCCGTGCGGTTCGCGCGGATCGCCGAGTAGGCGGGCGCCGACGCGCTGCTCGTGCTCCCGCACTACCTGGTCGCCGCCCCGCAGGACGGGCTCGTCCGCCAACTGGAGGAGATCGCCGCCCGTACACCGCTGCCGCTCATCGCCTACCAGCGCGGCCAAGTCGCCTTCACGGCCGATACGTTGAGGCGTATCGCGGAGATCCCCGGCGTCATCGGCCTGAAGGACGGGCACAGTGACCTGGACCGGCTTCAGCGCCTGACCCTCGCCGCGCCCGAGGGCTTCCTCTTCTTCAACGGGGCCGCGACCGCCGAGATCCAGGCCCGTGCGTACGCCGCGGTCGGTGTGCCCGCGTACTCGTCGGCCGTGCATGCCTTCGCCCCGGAGATCGCCGACGCCTTCTTCCGCGCGTTGCGGGACGGCGACGGCAAGACGGTCGACCTGCTGCTGCGCGCGTTCTACGTACCGCTCGTCGAACTCCGCGACCGCGTCCCCGGATACGCCGTGTCGCTCGTCAAAGCCGCGGCACGCCTGCGCGGGCGACCCGTGGGACCCGTCCGCGCCCCGCTCACCGACCCGTCGGACCGCGACCTCGCCGAGCTCAGGACCCTGCTCGCCACCGGACTCGACCTCGTAGGAGCCGCTCTGTGAACCTCACGATCGCTGACGTACGGCTGACTCCGATCCTCGTCGCCGACCCGCCGCTGCTCAACACGCAGGGGGTGCACCAGCCGTACACGCCCCGGCTGATCGTCGAGGTGGAGACCGCGGACGGGGTCGTCGGGTTCGGGGAGACGTACGGCGACACCAAGTACCTGGAGCTGGCACGGCCGTTCGCGGCGAAGCTGGTCGGGCGTCAAGTCTCCGATCTGAACGGTCTGTTCACGGTCGCCGACGAGGTCGCCGTCGACGACGCGCGGGTGTCCGGGCAGGTCGACGTGGGCGGGCTGCGCGGGGTGCAGACCGCCGACAAGCTGCGGCTGTCCGTCGTCTCCGGGTTCGAGGTCGCCTGTCTCGACGCCCTCGGCAAGGCACTCGGGCTGCCCGTGCACACGCTGCTCGGCGGCAAGGTGCGCGATGCCGTCGAGTACAGCGCGTACCTGTTCTACAAGTGGGCCGACCATCCGGCCGGGGTCGCCGCGGAGAAGGACGACTGGGGTGCCGCCGTCGATCCGGCGGGGGTGGTGGCGCAGGCCCGGCTGTTCAAGGAGCGGTACGGGTTCACGTCGTTCAAGCTCAAGGGCGGGGTGTTTCCGCCGGACGAGGAGATCGCCGCGGTGCGGGCGCTCGCCGAGGCGTTTCCCGGTCATCCGCTGCGGCTCGATCCCAACGGGGCCTGGTCCGTGGCGACTTCGCTGACGGTGGCGCAGGAGCTGGCGGACGTACTGGAGTACCTGGAGGACCCCGCGCTCGGTACGGCGGCCATGGCCGAGGTGGCCGCCGGGACCGGGGTGCCGCTCGCCACCAACATGTGCGTGACGACGTTCGCGGAGATCGAGGAGGCGTTTCGCAAGGGGGCGGTGCAGGTGGTGCTGTCCGATCACCACTACTGGGGCGGGCTGCGGAACACCCAGCAACTCGCCGCGATCTGCCGGACGTTCGGGGTGGGGGTGTCGATGCACTCCAACACGCATCTGGGGATCTCGCTGGCGGCGATGACCCATGTGGCGGCCACGGTGCCCGATCTTCACCATGCGTGTGACTCGCACTATCCGTGGCAGTCGGAGGACGTGCTGAGGGAGCGGCTGGTGTTCGAGGGCGGGAAGGTCACGGTGTCGGACGCGCCGGGACTGGGAGTCGAGGTCGACCTGGAGAAGGTGCGGGTGCTGCATCAGCGGTGGCTCGATGACGACGGGGGGCTGCGGGAGCGGGACGACGCGGCGGCGATGCGGGTCGCCGAGCCGGGGTGGGTGACGCCGGACGTGCCGCGCTGGTAGTGCGGGTGGGCCGAAAGACGCGGGCCGGTGATTGAGGGGTGCCGGACGGGCCGAGAGATGCGGGGCGGTGTCTCAGCGGCTGTTGTCAGTGGTGTGGTGCAGACTGGC
This DNA window, taken from Streptomyces sp. NBC_00663, encodes the following:
- a CDS encoding MFS transporter; amino-acid sequence: MSARTTTPWPLIALFTAGYLAPYLLPTTVGRLDSGLPLSATQAGAVGSALLLSSAAAGFLLASRVDRVGPRFLARTGLVLAVLGYGGAALTHTVPAVIAGVLVGGFGSGTATAVAATGIAAQPDPHRTTTFGLLGVSALAGAVYLTVPHLGPGHGQPLAAIALTALAVWPLTGRLSASTAPRRTRHQAKSPLPHLRAGLLLALTLPCWSLAQNSLWGVSGRIGLDQAHLTEATVGAVFAIALGAGLLGVIGAGALGPRLGRAVPIGAGTALIAACIALSASATDLTTFATGEIAWNTLYPIVLSYVIGLAASLDPRGRWAVLVGSASSLGTAAGPLAGSLLSAQAGFAAMGLVLAAGLLLIAAPMTAVALGAGRRHLPVVQVPVETPVYDKATAA
- a CDS encoding IclR family transcriptional regulator; translation: MSETGGVREVKSAARTVELLEVLAARGDRPARLQELADELQVPRSSMYALLQTLISRGWVRTDITGSLYGIGIHALLTGTSYLDTDPRVQVVRPYLDEASQALGETIHMGRLDGRDVAYLATRESHEYLRTISRVGRRLPAHAGALGKALLAERDDAELPEGPYEELTPNTRTTREELATDLAGTRARGYSIDREEGVLGIIGFGFALRYDSPAQDAVSCSVPVARLTPAHEKRIVAVMREIRAKIEATVPAAGGAAVHWR
- a CDS encoding glucarate dehydratase family protein is translated as MNLTIADVRLTPILVADPPLLNTQGVHQPYTPRLIVEVETADGVVGFGETYGDTKYLELARPFAAKLVGRQVSDLNGLFTVADEVAVDDARVSGQVDVGGLRGVQTADKLRLSVVSGFEVACLDALGKALGLPVHTLLGGKVRDAVEYSAYLFYKWADHPAGVAAEKDDWGAAVDPAGVVAQARLFKERYGFTSFKLKGGVFPPDEEIAAVRALAEAFPGHPLRLDPNGAWSVATSLTVAQELADVLEYLEDPALGTAAMAEVAAGTGVPLATNMCVTTFAEIEEAFRKGAVQVVLSDHHYWGGLRNTQQLAAICRTFGVGVSMHSNTHLGISLAAMTHVAATVPDLHHACDSHYPWQSEDVLRERLVFEGGKVTVSDAPGLGVEVDLEKVRVLHQRWLDDDGGLRERDDAAAMRVAEPGWVTPDVPRW